DNA sequence from the Geobacter sp. AOG2 genome:
TACCGCCTATGCCTCGATCTGGGTTTCGAGTACTTCCAAGGGTTCTACTTCGCCAAGCCGTCGGTAATGGAAAAGAAGCGCTTCGACGAGTCCGGTTCGACCCTTTTGAAGTTGATGGACCTGTTGATGAAGGATGCCGAACTGGAAATGATTGAACAGGCCTTCCGGGCAAGCCCCGGCCTGACCTACAAACTGCTCCTCCTGGTCAACTCGGTCTCTCTGGGGTTGCGCGGCAAGATTCAGAACATTCGCCATGCTGTGGCCCTCTTGGGGCGCCAACAGATCAAACGCTGGGTGCAATTGGCCTTGTTCGTTTCGGATGCCCACAGCGGGCCGGAGAATCCGCTGGTGGAGTTTGCCGCGGTACGGGCCGCATTCATGGAGCAGTTGGCCTATCGGCATTCCGGCCTTAAGGACGGCAAGGATGCGGGCGAGCAGGCCTTTCTGACCGGCATCCTCTCGGTTCTCGGGAGTATCTACGATATATCCATAGACGAAATTCTTGCCAACCTCAGCCTCTCCGAGGCCGTCAAGGAAGCTTTGACGAACCGGGGTGGGGCGCTGGGGCAGCTTTTGCAGCTCTCTGAACAACTGGAAAACCTGGACGCCAGGTTTGACTCGGACTGGCTCGAAGAGATGGGGCTTTCCCAGGAATACATCCTGGCGGCGCAGGTGAAGGCCTACGGTTGGCGCGACGGGATGCTCTGAATATGTCGGATTTTGCCGTCAGCGAGGAAAAAAACCGCTGGCTCGTCCGTAAAATGGCCGAGTTGGGGGTGAAGGAGGATGACCTGGAGGAGGCCTTTGTCCGCTCCTCGGGCAACGGCGGCCAGCACGTCAACAAAACCTCGACCTGCGTCCAGTTGCATCACAGGCCAAGCGGCATCGTGGTTACCGCTTCGCGGGAGCGTAGCCAGTCGGTAAACCGTTTCCTGGCACGGCGTGAATTGCTGGAGCGGCTTGAGGCACAGACCGGCGTGCAGACGGCGGAGATGAAACGGGTCGAGAAACTGCGCAAACAGAAAGACCGGCGCCGCAGGCGGACCGCCACAAAGGTTGCACCATGATAACCCCTGAAACCCTGAAGCGTCTGGAGTTCGATAAAATCCTGACCGAGATCGCCGTCCAGGCGCACAGCGATGTGACCCGTGAACAGGTCATGGCAACTGCGCCGCTTAAGGACGCGGAACAGATCCGGCTTATCGCAGGCCGAATCGACGAGGTCCGTAGTCTGATCAGCCTGGGTATAGCCCTGCGCCTTACAGCTTTCGAGGACATCCGTCCGCTTCTGGAGGTCGTCCGCCCGGCGGGGGCCTTTCTGGCGCCGCAGGACCTGTTGCAGTTCATTCCCGTGTTGAGTGCGTTTAGCGAGATTTCGCGTCAACTTGCCCCGCGGAGCGATATTCCCCGACTTGCGTCGCTTAGTCCCTCGTTGCGCCCCTTTCCCGAGATCCTCGAACCACTGGCAGCGTCTATCGACCATGACGGTAGCATCATGGACAGCGCCTCCGTACAACTCCGGGAGATTCGCCGGGCCAAGCGCTCCCTGGCAGCCCGCATCCGCAAGAAGATCGAGGAGATCGTCCGGGACAACGACATCGGGGTCTTTCTTCAGGATGACTTCATCACCCAGCGTTCGGGACGCTGGGTGATACCGGTACGCATGGACTCAAAGGGAATGGTGCGTGGTGTGGTGCACGATGTCTCGGCCTCGGGCGAGACTGCCTTTATGGAACCGCTGGAGATCATTCCTTTTGTCAACGAGCTGGAGAATGTGAGTGCCGAGGAAAAGGCCGAGGAGATCCGCATTCTGCGCCAGCTCTCGGCATGGATTCGCGAGGATGCCCCGGCCCTGGAAGGATGCTTCGCCACACTGGTAGCCCTGGATGTGCTTAACTGCATGGCCCGTTTCGCCGAACGCCACGGTCTGGAAACACCCGGCTTGAACAGCGATGGCATCCTGAGGCTGGCCCAGGCCCGCCATCCGCTTTTGCTGATGCTCCAGCGCCAGGGGGCTATCCCCCGTGTGCAACCGTTGGACCTTGAGATGGGGGATGAAGGGCGCGTCATGGTCATCACCGGTCCCAATGCCGGCGGCAAGACCA
Encoded proteins:
- a CDS encoding EAL and HDOD domain-containing protein translates to MPHANYLIGRQPILDRNEQVVAYELLFRTAAAHNTATIADATQATASVIINALSGFGLERILGNHRGFINMELDLLLSDSLGILPWDRVVLELLESLVITPKLVERCRVLKQEGFQLALDDHEYDPAYEELYGIVDIVKIDLLQTPPSRLAGMVEKFRPYPVKLLAEKVETRDEYRLCLDLGFEYFQGFYFAKPSVMEKKRFDESGSTLLKLMDLLMKDAELEMIEQAFRASPGLTYKLLLLVNSVSLGLRGKIQNIRHAVALLGRQQIKRWVQLALFVSDAHSGPENPLVEFAAVRAAFMEQLAYRHSGLKDGKDAGEQAFLTGILSVLGSIYDISIDEILANLSLSEAVKEALTNRGGALGQLLQLSEQLENLDARFDSDWLEEMGLSQEYILAAQVKAYGWRDGML
- a CDS encoding peptide chain release factor-like protein encodes the protein MSDFAVSEEKNRWLVRKMAELGVKEDDLEEAFVRSSGNGGQHVNKTSTCVQLHHRPSGIVVTASRERSQSVNRFLARRELLERLEAQTGVQTAEMKRVEKLRKQKDRRRRRTATKVAP